The genomic DNA GCTCTCCTATGCGCTTTCGCATCGAGATGCCCCGACTGCGGGAGGTGATCTCATGGATACGGAATGTGAACCGCTTGGCGGCCTTATCCGTTCGGCGGATTCGCCTTCCCCGGACGTTGAATCCGAGGAAGTCGCACTCCTCAATGGGAGCGACTTTGCTTTTGTCCTCGTTGACGATCAGCTTGAGCTTCCCTTCCACATAGTCTTTGACCGCTGCCATGGCCACAAGGGCCTCCGCTTTGGTTTTCGTAACGATAAGGAAGTCGTCCGCGTAGCGGGCGAACGGCAGTCCCATCGCCTCGATTCTCTTATCGAGAGGATCGAGCATGATATTGGCGAGCAGCGGCGACAACGGGCCTCCCTGAGGAACGCCCTGTGTTGTCTTCTCCGCCCGGCCATCTTCATGGCGGATTCCCGCACGAAGGTATTTACCGATCAGGCGCAGGACCATCTTGTCCTTCACCCTCTGGCTCAGCCGATGCATCAACAGATCGTGGTTGACCATATCGAAGTAACTCTTCAGATCACAGTCCACGCCCCACAGGTATCCTTCTCCCGCCGCCTCACTGATCCGCTCGACAGCGGCTTTTGCTTGGCGACCGGGACGAAAGCCAAAGCTGCTTTCACTGAAGTCCACCTCGAAAAGTGGACCCAGCACTTGAGCTATGGCTTGCTGGATCACCCGATCCAGAACGGTCGGCACCCCCAAAGGGCGTTGCGTTCCATCCGGCTTGGGTATCCAGACTCGCTTGACCGGCGAGGGCTTGTAGCGCCCTTGCCGGATCCATTCCATGACGCGAGGCATCTGCGAGCGGGCAAACGACGGGAACTCCAAGGTGGACATTCCGTCCATTCCGGGTGCTCCCTTGTTCGCTCGGACGCGCTTCCACGCCTGCCTCAGGTTATCCCTGTCCAGAATCGCTTCCAGCAAGGACTGCTGTGGAACTGCGTTCTCCTCGGTAGGTATCTCGTCTTTATCCATCGGACAACTCCGGTTGGTTCCACTTCTTCGGTTCGGGCCTTCGACCACCACGACTTGCCGCATCCTTCACCGCTCGGTTTCCCGATGGCGGCTACTCACGGGTTCCGTGAAGACTACTATGCCCTCGGCTGACTTCTCCTTCTGCACTGCCAACGGCATTGCTGCCACAGGTGCTCCGGCTTTATGGGCAGGTTGAAACCCACCGGTGCCGCAGAACGAGACCTCCCCGGGTAATGGCACGATGCTCCCCTGCACAACCGCCGCATTTACCTCCGCACGCGAACCATTCGGTTTCGCTGTGTTGTGCCAGCTCACCGCTGTACGTCGGCCTTCTATGCGATTCTTGTCCATCGGCTCGCAGGTTTCCCATAGCCTTCCTTCAGACCCAACCTCGCGGTTACGCCCTTGGCTTCTGGTAATAGTTCGTTCATTCTGATTCTTACTATGCGGGACTTTAACCCGGTTTACATCGTGCCCATGCCGGGCACACACAAGGCGGAGCAGGTCAATCCGATAACCATCCCGAAAAATCCTAAAAATCAACCGGACTAGGAACCCCACTGGCGGGTTGCCTGTCCTCGTCGTTGGACAAGAATATGAATCGAGAGACGATAATTCGGTTAGTGTCGAAGAAGACGAAAAGGTTTCTGACTTATGCGGTTATCGCACTTTGCGTCGGAATCGTCCTAATAAATAGCCCATTGATTGAAGCGGGATACTTTTTAGTAGGCGTATCCTTCGTTTCTGTGTTGAACCTAATCCAACACAATCGAGACATCGAGAAATATTTAGTTCTTGCTCACCTTCGAAAAGAATTTCCCTCAGGAACGATTGAAATCGGGGTCGATGGAATTTCTGTCCAGGCTAACTCTGACTGGATAGAGAAGGTGAACGGCTTACCGGAGTATTCTAGAGTAAAAGGGACTACACTGTTGTTTAGAACCCCCGACTTGGTCCAACAAGACGGATCAGGGCAACCCGATAACCATCCGGAAAAATCCTAAAAATTACTCGGACTAGGGACCCCATCGGCGGGTTGCCTGTCCTCTACGTTCAATAGAATGAAGCAAAATATAGTCTGTTTGTTTTTTGTAGCGTTAACCTGTCACGGTTCATTTCAAAAGGAAACTTACTTGAAAAACGAGGACTCTGAAGGGCGAACCAGCACCTTCGTGAAGTATACCTACAATGGCGAATACGTCGCGAATGTCTCAGAGATGAGAACCAAAGATGACGAATTGATCTTTAGGGCCGAGTTTTATGGCTGCGGATCAGATCGTTGTTCACTGTCGATCGGCATTCACGAGGATGGAAAGATCAGTTATGGATTTAGTTCAAAAGGCGACGTTCATATCCGTTGCGAAGATACAGACCGAGATGGCCTTCCGAATTTTATATGGCTTGAGCGAGAACAGAGCGAAACACGCCTTAAGAGGACTCCTGCTGGCGAACTTCTGCTTTGGTCAGACGAGCAGGAGATTTACATCGAACCAGACGACGCAGACAATCCAGTGAACGCGCCCGAAAATCCTGAAAATCAACCAGAC from Verrucomicrobiota bacterium includes the following:
- the ltrA gene encoding group II intron reverse transcriptase/maturase; its protein translation is MDKDEIPTEENAVPQQSLLEAILDRDNLRQAWKRVRANKGAPGMDGMSTLEFPSFARSQMPRVMEWIRQGRYKPSPVKRVWIPKPDGTQRPLGVPTVLDRVIQQAIAQVLGPLFEVDFSESSFGFRPGRQAKAAVERISEAAGEGYLWGVDCDLKSYFDMVNHDLLMHRLSQRVKDKMVLRLIGKYLRAGIRHEDGRAEKTTQGVPQGGPLSPLLANIMLDPLDKRIEAMGLPFARYADDFLIVTKTKAEALVAMAAVKDYVEGKLKLIVNEDKSKVAPIEECDFLGFNVRGRRIRRTDKAAKRFTFRIHEITSRSRGISMRKRIGELQRYCRGWFHYFKTGLSFAEVRQWDKWIRRRIRLCYWKDWKGPRNRRKMLIRLGASPKEVKKATRSRKGYWRMSQNSIVRIALNNAYLHQQGVPSMRDLWITFKYRDQAKL